In one Halosimplex halophilum genomic region, the following are encoded:
- a CDS encoding DoxX family membrane protein, protein MSRTTAARLADYTPAPLSVARVGLGAMVLLAGVHKLLAPGVWAAYVTGWLAPWLVVSPVTFMLVNGVLEVGFGAAIVADRATAFAAGVAAVSLSATTAYLAVAAVVEGGFFVDVLVRDVGLSALAWTVLFDALRRSGR, encoded by the coding sequence ATGTCACGGACGACAGCGGCTCGACTCGCCGACTACACGCCGGCACCGCTGTCGGTCGCCCGCGTCGGCCTCGGCGCGATGGTGTTGCTCGCCGGCGTCCACAAACTGCTCGCGCCGGGCGTGTGGGCGGCGTACGTCACCGGCTGGCTGGCGCCGTGGCTGGTCGTCTCGCCGGTGACGTTCATGCTCGTCAACGGCGTCCTGGAGGTGGGGTTCGGCGCGGCGATCGTCGCCGACAGGGCGACCGCTTTCGCCGCCGGCGTCGCGGCCGTCTCGCTGTCGGCCACGACGGCCTACCTCGCCGTCGCCGCGGTCGTCGAGGGCGGCTTCTTCGTCGACGTGCTCGTCCGGGACGTGGGGCTGTCGGCGCTCGCGTGGACGGTCCTGTTCGACGCGCTCCGGCGGTCCGGACGGTGA
- a CDS encoding DUF6517 family protein, with product MHTRQTLPTLAVLVLTVTAGCGFITGQSALAFSASPATASDAALSETGYEERAVTNATVTRNFSAAGQTRQVEVTNRQARYERAVDLGPLGSQRAAVFVTFASPEVEVATRTFNPISDMSTREVLRQFESQYEGLSVGDHVENRSVRALGSQRTLEQFEGTATLSGSEVDVYVHAAKFRHEGDYVVAVGIYPQRLDGEAENVVTLTEGLEHDGED from the coding sequence ATGCACACACGGCAGACACTCCCGACGCTGGCGGTCCTCGTCCTGACGGTGACGGCGGGCTGTGGGTTCATCACCGGCCAGAGCGCGCTGGCGTTCAGCGCCTCGCCGGCGACCGCGAGCGACGCCGCGCTCTCGGAGACGGGCTACGAGGAGCGGGCCGTCACGAACGCGACGGTCACGCGCAACTTCAGCGCCGCCGGCCAGACCCGGCAGGTCGAGGTGACCAACCGGCAGGCGCGCTACGAGCGGGCGGTCGACCTCGGCCCGCTGGGCTCCCAGCGGGCGGCCGTGTTCGTCACCTTCGCCAGCCCGGAGGTGGAGGTGGCCACCCGGACGTTCAACCCCATCTCCGACATGTCCACCCGCGAGGTGCTCCGGCAGTTCGAGTCCCAGTACGAGGGCCTGAGCGTGGGCGACCACGTCGAGAACCGCAGCGTGCGCGCGCTCGGGAGCCAGCGCACCCTCGAACAGTTCGAGGGGACCGCGACGCTCTCCGGGAGCGAGGTCGACGTGTACGTCCACGCCGCGAAGTTCAGACACGAGGGCGACTACGTCGTCGCCGTCGGCATCTACCCCCAGCGACTCGACGGCGAGGCCGAGAACGTCGTCACCCTCACCGAGGGCCTCGAACACGACGGCGAGGACTGA